One genomic region from Uloborus diversus isolate 005 chromosome 2, Udiv.v.3.1, whole genome shotgun sequence encodes:
- the LOC129217756 gene encoding LOW QUALITY PROTEIN: zinc finger protein castor homolog 1-like (The sequence of the model RefSeq protein was modified relative to this genomic sequence to represent the inferred CDS: substituted 1 base at 1 genomic stop codon): MKCSIGVSSTNQIPSSSDGFYGSGQFDCGNIVDGIDSGNKPVDMKRQFPLKLEENSEVKKMKMAALRILKDEPVPEGYSRCRFNEDCGYTHCGYREHQTHFHCMRKDCGYSFCDKTRFVQHTARHERLDTLMGGDFQQYRANVNCGRPECMHANTLGAMANKSSHFHCLKCDFVCTDTNKVVAHRRKHAKMDSINAAGFEKYTPSQSCNISNCNHNQKQTHYHCVKCQHAVLGLSQMSSHXYRHMDWKMVLLYTITFENIGICWH, encoded by the coding sequence ATGAAGTGCAGCATTGGTGTTAGCAGTACAAACCAAATTCCTTCCAGCAGTGATGGCTTTTACGGTTCTGGACAGTTTGATTGTGGAAATATAGTGGATGGAATTGACAGTGGAAATAAACCTGTTGATATGAAAAGGCAGTTTCCTTTAAAACTAGAAGAAAatagtgaagtaaaaaaaatgaaaatggctgCCCTAAGAATCTTAAAAGATGAACCTGTGCCTGAAGGATATTCTAGATGTCGCTTTAATGAAGATTGTGGGTATACACACTGTGGTTATCGTGAACACCAAACTCATTTTCACTGTATGAGGAAAGATTGTGGTTATAGCTTTTGTGACAAAACAAGGTTTGTTCAACATACTGCTCGACATGAACGACTTGACACATTGATGGGTGGGGATTTTCAACAGTATCGTGCTAATGTGAATTGTGGCAGACCTGAGTGTATGCATGCTAATACTTTAGGTGCTATGGCAAACAAATCATCTCATTTTCATTGCCTAAAGTGTGACTTTGTGTGTACAGATACAAATAAAGTAGTTGCGCATCGGAGAAAGCATGCGAAAATGGACAGTATTAATGCAGCAGGATTTGAAAAGTACACTCCATCACAAAGCTGTAATATAAGTAATTGTAATCATaatcaaaaacagactcattatCATTGTGTTAAATGTCAGCATGCAGTTTTAGGCCTTTCTCAAATGTCTTCCCACTAATATCGCCATATGGATTGGAAAATGGTGCTCTTATACacaataacttttgaaaacattgGTATATGTTGGCATTAA